A single genomic interval of Candidatus Auribacterota bacterium harbors:
- a CDS encoding nucleoside triphosphate pyrophosphohydrolase — MSRHYYNKLVRDRIPALISGKGRSCKARRLTATAYARALKAKIREEADELYRARGEGPLLNELIDLQELVDAFRGALGVRAKRFQGLVRCKRRARGGFSKRLFLEYTEEP; from the coding sequence GTGTCCCGACACTACTACAACAAACTCGTGAGGGACCGAATCCCCGCGCTCATTTCAGGAAAGGGGCGCTCCTGCAAGGCGCGGAGGCTGACTGCGACTGCGTACGCGCGCGCCCTGAAAGCGAAGATCCGTGAAGAAGCGGATGAACTCTATAGGGCGCGAGGAGAGGGACCGCTGCTCAACGAGCTGATCGACCTCCAGGAGCTCGTTGACGCGTTCCGCGGCGCGCTCGGGGTGAGGGCGAAGCGCTTCCAGGGATTGGTCAGGTGCAAGCGCCGCGCGCGCGGGGGATTCAGCAAGAGACTATTCCTCGAATACACTGAAGAGCCCTGA
- a CDS encoding MotA/TolQ/ExbB proton channel family protein has translation MNSTLIQTFVTSDIVGQVITLAIVALSILAWFVILDKVRYLRAAERNSQLFLHQYHRDREHIFSLHFAKERASLCPLYRIYAAGVRDLRRHLGDDLELANPGLSEYQLEEVEESIQRAISGETALMERLMIILAITAVVGPLMGLLGTVWGIMNAFNAMAAAGSPSLLIVAPGIAGALITTVVGLLVAIPSVAAYNVFLSRIRRLGATMDDFASEFIAAIRRRLLAH, from the coding sequence GTGAATAGCACATTAATTCAAACGTTCGTCACCTCGGACATCGTCGGGCAGGTCATCACGCTCGCCATCGTCGCGCTCTCGATCCTGGCCTGGTTCGTCATACTGGACAAGGTTCGGTACCTCAGGGCCGCCGAGAGAAACTCCCAGCTCTTCCTGCATCAATACCACAGGGATCGTGAGCACATTTTCTCCCTCCACTTTGCGAAAGAGAGGGCCTCCCTCTGTCCGCTCTACAGGATCTATGCGGCGGGCGTGAGAGATCTCAGGCGCCACCTCGGCGACGATCTTGAGCTCGCGAATCCCGGCCTGTCGGAATACCAGCTTGAAGAAGTGGAGGAATCCATCCAGCGCGCGATTTCCGGCGAAACAGCCTTAATGGAAAGACTTATGATTATCTTAGCCATCACCGCGGTGGTCGGCCCCCTCATGGGGCTCCTGGGGACGGTGTGGGGGATCATGAACGCATTCAACGCGATGGCCGCTGCGGGAAGCCCCTCTCTCCTCATCGTGGCCCCGGGCATAGCCGGAGCGCTCATCACCACCGTCGTGGGCCTCCTCGTCGCCATACCCTCGGTCGCCGCCTACAATGTTTTCCTGTCCCGGATCAGGCGGCTCGGCGCAACGATGGACGATTTCGCCTCCGAATTCATCGCCGCAATCAGGAGAAGGCTCCTGGCACACTGA
- the cmk gene encoding (d)CMP kinase — translation MKRKLNIAIDGPVGSGKSTVARSVAQEMGYTYIDTGAMYRGIALVAKRKGISWDDPAGMADFAEKTKVELRPAGAEGVTSFVSVDGRDVSREIRDTEIGQGASKVGTIPGVRRALVAMQQRMAAAGGVVMEGRDIGTVVLPDAELKIFLSGSVEERAKRRFLELRNKGKSPVVSDVIEEVRARDTQDSTRADSPLKKADDAVEVDTTEMTIERVVKEIVLLARARGGA, via the coding sequence ATGAAAAGGAAACTCAATATCGCTATTGATGGGCCGGTGGGATCCGGCAAGAGCACCGTGGCGCGGAGCGTGGCGCAGGAGATGGGGTACACCTACATTGACACGGGGGCGATGTACCGGGGGATCGCCCTCGTGGCGAAGCGAAAAGGGATCTCATGGGATGATCCGGCAGGAATGGCCGATTTCGCGGAAAAAACAAAGGTCGAGCTCCGGCCGGCCGGTGCGGAAGGGGTGACCTCTTTTGTGAGCGTGGACGGTCGGGACGTTTCCAGGGAGATCCGTGACACGGAGATCGGGCAGGGGGCGTCGAAGGTCGGCACGATTCCAGGGGTTCGGCGCGCCCTGGTTGCCATGCAGCAGCGCATGGCGGCAGCGGGAGGCGTGGTCATGGAAGGCCGCGATATCGGCACGGTTGTGCTCCCCGACGCGGAGCTTAAAATATTCCTCTCCGGCTCGGTTGAGGAGCGGGCGAAGCGCCGTTTCCTTGAGCTCCGGAATAAGGGGAAATCGCCGGTCGTGAGCGACGTGATTGAAGAGGTGAGGGCGAGGGATACGCAGGATTCGACGAGAGCGGATAGCCCGCTTAAAAAAGCGGACGATGCCGTGGAGGTCGATACCACGGAGATGACAATTGAGCGCGTCGTGAAAGAGATTGTCCTGCTCGCGCGGGCAAGGGGGGGCGCGTGA